From Centroberyx gerrardi isolate f3 chromosome 10, fCenGer3.hap1.cur.20231027, whole genome shotgun sequence:
ttgcccAGAATTCCAAAactatctgtgttgtaggtagagataacactgaaactataatcaaaatagtcattcttctacattgtCTAATTGTTAACTTCTgctaaatgaaataatagtgaagtttaacaattaatcaattatgctggggacctcctggaactcctcaaggacccctggtggggGTCACCTCACATTAAGAACCActgtcttaaaggataagtttggtgactttggacctatatataatttgtctcttacatacctgtagtacttggacccgcagagaatattggctcctgagtcagctgtcggttgaagcGGCGAGCTCCAGTTGCTAGCCTCTTTCTGCTTTTTACTTTATTATGAAAATCGCATTacatgatttgtttgttttcccttgTCCAGGTACTCGGTTCTGTATGACAATCCACTACTTCACCAACCATGGCAAGACCAAGTTTGTAACTAAAAGATGTGCTGCTCGTGAAGACTGCTACATGGCAGGGTGTAGGCACCATAGGGACACCAGTCACACTGTGAGTCTACACATGCAAAACATGCACAaaactagggttcgactgatatgggtttttgaaggtcaaTACCAATATTCTTGTATTGAAGCTGGCAATAGCTGAGATTTTGcactgatattcaatatctttaaatttagCCTCCGAAACAGCATCTAGACCATGTTGGGATACTAAAActttgaaacccagactaatgaaattcttgtaGGGTTAGCAGCTGTAGCTTAGCTATTAGTCTTTATGCATGGTCCTTCGCTCGGTTTGTCCTTTGGGGTGTCCGTACAAATGTCTTGCgttttctgtcaccctctagtggaaaatcacttattgcaACTTTAAGTGAAGAACTAATTAAAAAAAGcattactgaacaattaaattaataaataaaatgcgcaatatgtcaggttttccagactgctTTATATGTCAGCTGTGGTCatggaggaacctccatcatatcaggcCAATATCGGCAGCCCAAtctatcagtctaaccctacacAAAATGCAACCGAACATCTATTCACTTGGTTGGGTCACTaacctctcctccccccctcttctaGGAGTGCATCTCTTGCTGCGAGGGTACGATCTGTAACACTGAAGTCCCGACCAATCACACCAATGCAGTGTTTGCAAAGAGACAGACAATGTACAGCTCAGCCCCACACCGGAGGACTCAGGCCTCGTTAACTGTACTAACTCTTGGCCTGAGCAGATTGCTTCTACTGTGACTCTGTGTTGCTGGAAAATTCTTCTTGAAAGGTTGCTGTCTCAGTGCTGCAAATAACCCGAACTGAACGGAGCAACACTTCAACACACTGGCATGGCTGTCCGTCTTTCATCGTGCCTGGTGCTGTGCTGGTAAAGGCAGCTGGCAGGCAGAGAAGATAAGGCCTGGCCCAGTGAGTGTTAAGACTGCCACTTAAGTGTGTCAAATGTCCAAGGACCACTTACCGGTGTGCTGGACCATTGAAGAATCTGCTACCATGGTGCTGATGGATGGTTTGTATTGTAACAAGCCTGACGCTGATGTGTGATAAAGGTCTTCGTCTCGTGCATCAGCATTATAGGTCCTCAAGGTGAGGACAGACCTTTCTCGCTTGTAAGACTTAAACACATTATTCATACAACCATGGATCCAAGAAAATGGTGGTATAAAATGTGATGAGTGCTAATGGACCCCGGATGGAGGCTGTTATGATTTGGTCTGTTGATAGCAGACCAGCCATGGTTCCCAGAGCCCCAAATCTTGAAGCATGTGGACTGAGGAACTGTTCAGGCTTTAAGTGTCCCAAAAACATTCTTTGGGATTATTAATATTCTGGGGAATGTTAATAATGTGTTTTCCTTTTGGAGTTACACACCACTGAAAACATTCATTATGCCAGAAATGATAGCACAAGCAAACAGAGCGGACCTTGCCAAACCCCTTTGAGTCAGGGAGCCTTTTTGTAAGACAGAGAATATGGCACTTAGATTTTATGGCCAACATATGATATACAATGGAAGATGTCTTGCACTTCAATATTTTATTATACAtaattgtattgcattgtattgtttCAACAGAACTGAAGAAAACATATGTTTGGCAACTGAATTCGTTTTTTGAACTTCAAATCCCTGAACTAAACGTTAGAACTTTTGCTGAAGTGAAGTCAGTGAGGTGAAGCTAAACTAACTCTCTGCTCTGAAATGACTTAAGTTTATTTTTGGTGACAAACAAACTTAGTATTCAGTTCTGGTCAAGTTAACTTTGCTGTTAACCACTGAGTTGTAATCCACTTGATTCAGATTCACAGATCTCTTGAAACAATGTGGAATGCTATTTTGGAGACTTGAGCAGTTAAGTGATGTTaacttaccgtatttcctctaatagtggccggtaatcaattaaaagccgggtctccgataatggctgGGGGCGTGGTCAACAcgaacaaataaaaacaaggaaaaaagactaggtcaaaacctagtatatggctggaccgtgtccgtctcctctctccgctgctgtcctctccaccgcgcccacggcccgcattgatcctcccgatccaagccccggatgcccggtgacgcatcggcatcgggacccccgccgaaatttCGGCCGGATCActgggaacacatcggcgcccagctattgGCACTGGCCGCAACCGtgtccccgggaaactccggaaAGCGTCGGCCCTCGGCGCGccaaaacctccatgcttgtctgtgtcgctctctctccgccgacagaacacagggctgtcaggtggactgagctcgcgcatatgcatcgaaataaacggcgatatgatataactgtatagattctattcttagcttcagttagcttcagcttacatgcaaacaacggtggataccggtaaactcctggtgcctgtttgtaactgtagtttgtagtaatgtacaagtgccacaagatggctcggccggcggaagtctctggagcatgccgtcgccgattaccgtaattatcataatgcattgcagtaacaaaaaaacgtctacctaatgtaccccaacagaagcagatcagaaaacaaggaggcttcgtactaaaatatgagcaaatatacttaccaaacagagggaattagaaataaaggcctgtctctaatataagcctgcttccaataaaggcctggtaccctctgcagttgaggtaaataaaggcctgggccattattattaataactaCTAGTCCATTCTCTTCTAAAACAGTTGATCCAGTCAGAGGTTATGTTTGAAAGATCATTCTACCTAAAATGGTAGAGAGTGAGAATACATGAAAACCTTTAACATACTGATCTTATTGACACTTTCCCCAGTGTAAACATATCTCAGGCATGGAAGctgaacttcaaaataaaagccctccgTACGCTTACTCGCAGCTCCAGTCTGAAAAGCAGCATAAGatgtgttgttgctatgggattGAACTTCATAAAGTGTTTGATCACTCTCAATTCAAAATTGTTAGTTTGATATCTAGGGAGCATCTTGCTTCcgtaatttgatgtatttcctgttgaaacaggatgttggggtgggacataacacagggagggttcattcaaaggtcaaaccaatgggatatcagtctgggagagaaaggaagtttTATTGGATGGGAAGGGCTGAGGGAtgggattttaaaaaaaaactgatgttATTAGTTGGAATTTTATGTACGTTTAGTGGTACACCACACTCactaatataaaaaatatgagaaaaaaaaaatgtgtaaatgttttaGCATTTATTGTTTAATAGGTGTgtattatgacatggaaaattggCTTTTTTATACGTTTTATTCATgtctcaataaataaaaatcccaAAACACATACTCTTTAAAAGAAACTGAGACTTTTAAGTCACGTTTTTGGCTGCCTCAACTGCAGCAATGAATTGAAACTGAAGAGGGATAATCAGTGCCTGCATACTTTCAATTTATTGCGGCTATTCAGTTTGTTTGGCTGAAGTGTACTGTAGCTGTGTATGCCTCATTGTATTTGTTCACTGAAAAAGGATTGTAACTTCAGTCATCCTAGCTGGTAAACAATGAAATGTTGATCTGACACACTACTATTGCATGCTATATAGTAAACTGGTGAGATGTTAATTTCACTTAAATGTGAGGATTAAATGTGAGGATTTCCTTCACCTAAAATACCAAAAACAGGTAAATTATTTGACATAAGTTGAACTTAAATTATTTCTTTTCTACAGTCTAATGTCCAAGGTCTTTCACTTGCACAGAATAGGGAAGATATTCAAGTTTCCTATTTGCAACAGTAGAATTGTTATTAGCATTACAAAGAAACATGacacaatgaaattaaactacCATCTCCACTActgccttgtgtgtgtatgagcaaaaaagagaaacacaaagacTGTTTGAATATGGATAGTTACCATGGTATTATAAAAGACTGGACGCTTTTCAGAACAGTGCCATGAACCTTGAAATACAGAATCTTTACATTTATTGTCAGTGATGgactaaaatattttttccatcaCCGTCCTCTATTCATTGCCATTTTATGCCACAAAGTGATATTTTGCCTGATAGCTAATAATATGACTAATAATTATGGGATTATTCATAAATGCCTTTTCCAGATTTTATCCACTGAGAGTCAAGACAGTGTGTCTCCATTTATATAGCAACATCTGAGATTAAATCTCATTTCTTACATGAAATGGGGTGTAAGACACTGCTCACGTTATGGGAACTTAATATTAAAGCATAGTACTGACATTATGAAGTTTTATATCCATCTTCAGTAATTAATAATAACTCTCTACCCCAGAAAGTTTAACTTATGTCCATTGCCTATGGAGGatcctgttgttttttaaaaaaaaaaaaaacctttattgCAACAATTCCATCTCCAAAACctgatataaacaaaaatattgCATTGAAATTAATGAGacaacaaatgaaaagaaatgtagAAGGCCGCTCGCCTTATTTAGAGCAAGGCCTCATAGAGTTGAGGgggctcatcctgattggctgagcacgtgcatgcacatTTTCAGTCTGCTGAGGTGACTAGATGAGTGGTTAAGCCAATAGGGCGAACAATAATTTTATCTTCCTCATCTTAAATCCACTgttctggatctgtccatgttgcatgtgattggctatttgttgcAAACTctgccattcattcattttccattctgacatcaaaatgtacccataatctttggtgctcagcgctcattactgtggtgtttctgcactgcacttcccagagatcaccggtcaatcaaacagtgtgggtggtGCTGTGACGGctctttccttggattttctgttgatgcagtttgagtttctgtaggtggcgctcttttctttgtctgttcagccatggtggctatcactgctcatgataactacccagttcttcttctatttattacaaacttaaagcacatcacttcctgtgtggcagaggatttttgcCAAGAAAGACCTAGCAGACAGgtatttagaacagcaaatataaaagctttcatgaacttcATGGTTactttaaaacagaaacagagtaAATAGACATCTTGAATGGAGATATCACTTAATTTAAGAAATCATATCCATAAATAGTGATTGGACTTTCTTCCATAAGAACAGCATGTCATCTCTTAAATTgagtggaattcccctttagCCAAGTGCAGCCTAGACCAGTCATTCTCAAccgttttcatatcaaggacccttaatttagtacccattagggccacagatccccatttgataacattttgtctctctgacccaaatctgagaatatttgtattgttatgattttgtccaaaattccatgactatctgtattgtaggtagagagataacaatgaaactatgatcaaaacagtcattcttctacgtcctctaattgtattaacttcttgtaaatgaaataatggtgaagtttaacaattcatcaattggctggggaccccctggaacccccccaaggacccctggtggtccctgggccccacgttgagaaccactggcctagacTAAGAGGTGAGCCACTACTATTGGAAGTTCCCACTGTCTTCTTTCTTCAGACTGTTTTGGACCTTGCGTGATAGATTAGCATGCCTAGTTGAGTTGGATGGACCCTCATTCCTCACATCTACCATAACAAACCCGCATCGCATCCAGTGAGAGTGGAGCCAGCAGCCAGGCCCTGCATGGCGTGTAGCAGGGAGAAGGTGTTGAAGGTGCTGTCAAAACAACAGGCGCTCCTATGCTATAGAATAAGACCCTGAGGGAACATCAGTAACTTCTCCTCTCTTTATCAGACCAAATGTTGGGGAAGTGCTGGTTAGCGTGCTGTGCCATTCTAGATAATATAGGACAGTAAAGTATagggttgtgtgtgtctttaatgacagtggttctcaacgtggggtccgcggaccaccaggggtccttgagggagttccagggggtccacagcaagtTTATGAATTGTtcaacttcagcattatttcatttataagaagttaacacaattagagaatgtagaagaattactattttgatcatagtttctctgttatctctctacctacaatacagatagtcatggaattctggacaacttcatatctaacaataaaaacattctcaaatttgagtctgagagacaaaatctcatcaaatgagaCACACATCCTGGAACTTAAGAAAAGCAAATGAGCAAAGATTAGATCAAACAACTTCAGAGAGTGTACTGGTACTATAACTTTGAATACATAAATTCATtttttgaattcatttatttaaaaaaaacaacattatttttAATTCAATGGTTCAATATTAGCATGATAAATTCAAATGTATGCAATGAAAtgctctgctggcactaatcacTTCCCACagtctgcatgtctctctctctctctctctctgtgtgtgtgtgtgtgtgtgtgtgtgtgtgtgtgtgtgtgttctttgctTTGGTTGCTTCTCTCTTTATCAACTTTATTAGACATAGAGCTGGAGCTAgatcccctctgtctgtctgtctctctctctctgtctctctctctctctctcttcctgtctgtttctctctctttctctcagttcaactcaatatgctttattgacatgatTGCTAAAATTACAATAGGTGATATGGTAAAACACAGTATAATAAAGTAGCAATTAATCCTTGCTCTTTCctttgtatcagtgtgtgtgtgtgtgtgtgtgtgtgtgtgtatctgggtgGATGCTGAAGTGGTTGTatttatgaaaacaaatcaaaatgacaTTGGTAGATTCACTTATttctaaatgaataaaaaataaataaaaacagatctAGTCAGATAAGTAAGAAATCAGTATTAAGGACACTCAGATGTCATtcagtctctcctctcattttgtGGCTGGATATAGTTTTTGTGCAGGAGAGGTCAGAAGCCACAGGCTTATAAGGAGGACCTCCCTTGGtattaaaacaaaaattggGTATTGATAATAATTGATACAATTTGGACACATCACAGCATTGTAACAGTATAGCAAAAATATGTGTACTTCAGCAAACACCTgataaaataaaggaaataatgAACAACCAaaataagtgaagaaaaaaaacagtaaaccagtcagacaAATTTGCTTCATGGTCAATGAGCTGTTTGTTAGTATTGGGTAAAATGGGGATTGAAATAACAATTGTAAGAATTGTGTGtgaacatcagagagagagagagaaaggattttttttttttttaatttggtgaggatctgtctgtgcaaattctccgacctcttgggcttatgaaaccctttcaaaaccccattggataatgtCAAAGCACATTGTCGTGAAGTttaaaacaagttttttttttgttttttttttcagttttcatccGACCATGATGATATGTTAGTTTATAGTTTTCCTCCTCATTGTCTGTCCCTCATTTACAACCCGGGTTGAATTCCCAACTCACTCATCAAGTTTTCTTATTAGTTTTCTTAAGTttctcttatttaaccatgaccaaaaacttaaccataaccttaaccaaagttgttttacttgaatAAGGTGTCCAATTCATTcatgtcacataatccaatttatgttattgtcacataatccaattcgtGGTAGAGGAAtgtaatgttcacataatttgtgtccacaacacataatttgCATTTCAGACTTCATGCTCATTTTatgaaattttatgagactgggTTGGAGCCGATACTCTGCTGATATGTATTCTTGATTTAGGGCCAGTAGCGATTCAGTCTGCCCAGTGTCTGCTTTGTGCCTCTGCCATTTCCTCCAGTGTCAGCAGTTAAGAGAGAGACTCGTTCAGGGTTTGCTCAGACATCATGGCTCTGATCAAGACATCACCTATTACAACTAATGTGGATGTTAAATTCATATCATGCTGCTTGACTTTGATTATAATGACGATGATAGAGCCATGGAATGCATCTGCTTGGTGGAAGATAATACAATGTTAGCAAAGGCAGCATGAATTTACGATGTGAAGAGAATAATCCCACTGAGAAAGAGTATTATTGCATTATCCAGCGCTGACGCCGATTATTGAATCAATCTTCCATTTAGTTAATGAAAAGGTAAAAAGTTGATTATTTGCTGTTCCGCATCACTGGAATGGCTTCTTGCAGTTGGCGCCACTGTGATTTCAGTGATAAACTAAAAAGGGCTTTGTAATAACTGATTTTACATTTTCCAGTAAGGGCCTGGACTTCACCGAATAATTAGGTTAGACTCAAATGGTGCTGTATTAAAATGGTCTAGACAAGATATCAGTGATGAATACATTCATAGTCAAGGCTTTCTGCTGTCCTGTGGCAAATTTgcctattttctcctctctttgaaTTTCAGCACTCTAGTCTGAATGGATACTTCAGGGTTTTAAGATGCTCATTTGGTTTGGTGGTTCTGGGCTCAATGGATAGAGCATGGCACTGACGGATTGTGTGGTTTCATTCCCACAAGAGCCAACCATAATAAGAAATGTaggcactcatggtactgtattGCACTTTTAATGAAAGCAACCACCAAATAGCATATGATCATGGTTTGCATAATTTATCATTAAGTGGGaaggaataataataagaattaaTTATATTAAATGTTTTTGCCAGTGAGAAAATATAGCCTAAATGAGTAAATGAGGTGAATACTTTTACAaactattttcatttttagaacAATTTAGAACATTTTTCTGTAATTATAATTTTATACTTTCATATTTAtgtttaagtttatttatttatataacgcAACTCAAACACAGAAtgtaactcaaagtgctttacataaaatgcatTGATTAATGGGTTAAAAccattacattgcattacaataacattaaaataaattaaaaaattaaaaaaaaaacataggaaTGATGCTCTATGCCAATGGCAATCACATTTAAATTCTTAAATTTCCACTCCATTTTAATAGAAAATATTACTTTTGTATATTTTAGACTAAAAATCCCAAACAAATGTAGTCTGAACTAATTCTGCAGCACAAGAAAATGTACATAATGTCAATTGGGGTGAATACCATTTATAACCACTGTAAGAACATTTACTTGACAACATTTCTGAGTTAGAAAGCATTGGTTGCTGTGTCTACCCAACATGGGTTATTGTCCTGCTGTGTTGACACTTACTTACTTAATCCTCTTCGTTCCCTGTGGAACATAAGGCTGAGACTATCTGCTTCCTAGTATTTGCATTTGTCGTAGTTTCTGTAACAGGATGGTTTTTTACGGGGTGGAGTTGTTAGCCCCACGCCCAACCCCCAATCTGGAGGGCCAGGGGTTGCTTTTCTTCTGGCCTCTACCCTGAAACCTGCCCGGCTTGGTTGGACCTGCTGGGGGTATGGCCCCCGCCGGTAGAGCCTTCAGAGTCACGGAGGCACACAAGCCTCCCCACCGCGGCAAGGTAACAACACAAGGGGAGGGCTGTGTTGACacagcaacagccaatcagggatTAACATTTCACTCCAAGGTCGGAGTTCACTGTGCTAATTGGCTGCACTATTTCAGAGAGAGATCCCAACACTTGGTTTGTAAAAGGGAATCTTAGTCCTTCAAATGTGGTTAAGCCTAGACTTCAAAGGAAGGCCAAAACCCAGCAGACCCCTTAACAAAGACAGGACAGGAattccaataaaaaaaagaaaaggtctgGTTGGTTTCAACCAAGAAGATTAACACCATAACGGTGTCAAAGCAAACTGTGTTGAATTCATCTGTCTATAAGTGGAGAACATATGTCGGATGTGTATGCTCTTATCTCTTCTGTGAACTATACAAGATTTGCAGAAATACACAGTCTGGGTTATAATGAAGCTTGACCAGTGGTATACTAATGTAACTTCCCTGTCTCTTCTTTATGTATTATTAATAGTAATGGTGGAAGACAGTGCTCTTTCAACCTAATGTGTTTTCCAATTCACGCCCCTCTCATTAAAGTTTGATTTGAGTATGAAGAATATGGGTCCatcaaaaataaagaaaggcAGTCCCCCATTTCCACTACTGTACAGCCTGATACAAAATGCTATAGAAGTGATATTACAAGCTATGGGATGAATATCTGGCTTTTTGTATAGTCATTCCAGTAGAGTAAGGTTTTATATTTTGATTGATTGTACTTTTGGCTCGGTAAGTGTGAACATCTGTGTGGATACTCGGTAGATACACTTTACACGAATGAGTGTTCATGTGAAGTATGTGCAGTGAGCATTCAACTTACATGTTGGCACTCGGCATCAGTCAGGCCGACAGGACTAGCATGTTTGATCAGGTTTTACAGGTCTTCCCCACTGTCACCAGTCCCCTGCCAGGTGTGCATGCATGGTGTCTGGTTTAGTCATCAGCACTCACTTTGATCTCAGGCCTCAGACACAAGCGACTCTGAGAGACCCAGAGAGATCCAGTGAGACCCAGAGGGATCAAGAGAGATTCATAGAGATCCAGAGAGATCTATAAAGATCTAGAGAGATCTAATGAAACCCAGACAGAGATCCAGAGAGATCTAGAGAGATCCGAAGAAACCCAGAGAGATCCAGAAAGTTCCAGAGAGATCCAGGAAGATCCAAAGAGATCCAGGGAGAGCCAGAGAAATCCAAAGAGATCTAGAAAGATCTAGACC
This genomic window contains:
- the lypd6b gene encoding ly6/PLAUR domain-containing protein 6B, coding for MALSMALQITATVHLLALVAISDLVKTDHINFYNVRPPVEATPFPKSFKCFTCDRANDNYSCNRWAEDKWCPQSTRFCMTIHYFTNHGKTKFVTKRCAAREDCYMAGCRHHRDTSHTECISCCEGTICNTEVPTNHTNAVFAKRQTMYSSAPHRRTQASLTVLTLGLSRLLLL